In the genome of Mastomys coucha isolate ucsf_1 unplaced genomic scaffold, UCSF_Mcou_1 pScaffold21, whole genome shotgun sequence, the window cagACTCCCCCAACAACTCACAAGACATCAGAAGTCTCACAGTGGTGAGAAACCTTTCAAGTGTAATGAGTGTGGGAAGGCTTTTCATCTTCCCGATCTGCTCAAGTACCATAAAACCATTCATACAGGTGAAAAACCATTTGAATGTGAGGAGTGTGGGAAGTCCTTCAACCGGGTCTCCAACCTTGTTGCACATAGGATNNNNNNNNNNNNNNNNNNNNNNNNNNNNNNNNNNNNNNNNNNNNNNNNNNNNNNNNNNNNNNNNNNNNNNNNNNNNNNNNNNNNNNNNNNNNNNNNNNNNNNNNNNNNNNNNNNNNNNNNNNNNNNNNTATGCATGTaatgagtgtgggaaagcctttaaaCGACACAAAAGCCTCATGCAACATCAGAAAATTCATTCTGGTGAGAGACCTTTTCAGTGCAAGGAATGTGGGAAGGCCTTCATTGTTCTGGCTCATCTCACACGGCACCAGActattcatactggagagaagtcATTTGAGTGCAAGGAATGTGGCAAGAAATTCAGAACTGCCACACACCTTGTTCAGCACCAGACTATTCATACAGGTGAGAAACCCTTTGAGTGTAATGTATGTGGGAAGGCTTTCCGGCTTCCGGTATACCTTTCTGAGCATCAGAAAACTCACATGGAAGAGAAACACTTTGAATGTAACATATGTGGGAAGGTCTTTAGGCTTCAGGTATACCTTTCTGAGCATCAGAAAATTCACACTGAAGAGAAACCCTTCAAGTGTAAGCTGTGTGAGTCAGCCTTCAGAAGTAAGTACCAACTTAGTAAACATCTCACAATTCATACTGATGAGAAACCCTATCAGTGCAAGGAATGTGGGAAGTGCTTTCGTCAAAAGTCCAATTTTACTGATCACCAGAGTATTCACACTGGAAACAAACCCTTCCAATGTAAAGAATGTGGGAAGTTTTACAGACTTAATACACTTCTCATTCGTCATCAGAAATCTCACAGTAGTGAGAGACCTTATGAGTGTAAAGAATGTGGGAAGGCTTTTCATCTTCCAAGTGAGCTTAATAACCATCAAATTGTTCATACAAATACAAGACCCTTCGAATGCAAGGTATGTGGGAAGTCCTTCAAGCGTGAATCCACTCTCATTCAACATATGGCCATTCATGCTGGTGTGAAATCATATGAATGTAAAGAATGTGGGAAAGCTTTTATTCACCACTCAAGCCTATTGCACCACCGGAAAATTCATTCTGATGAGAAACCTTTTAAGTGTCAAGAGTGTGGAAAGGCCTTCGTTGTTCTGGCATACCTCACTCGGCACCAGAGCATCCATACTGGAGACAAATCATTTGAATGTCAGCAGTGTGGGTCAGCCTTCAAATATAAGTCCCAACTCAATaaacatcagagaattcatactgaTGTGAAACTCTTTCAGTGCATGGAAGGTGGAGATAACTTTGTTCATGGAGCAAACATTAGCATTCATCAGGGAATCCATACTGGTGAGAATCCCTTTCAATGTAATGAATATGGGGAACCCTTTCAACATCATAACCAATTTTCTTGGACATACTAGAATTCATACTGGTAGGAAACCCTATCACTGTAAGGAATGTGGAAAGAACTTCAATTTGAGCTCAGGCCTTCTTTAACATAAAAGAATCCATACTGGTGTCAAACACTGAATGCAAGGAATGTGGGAACATTTATAGAATTAGCTCAAgctcttcagagatttgaaaCCATGTGAATGAGAAGAATCAGGAAAACTCTTTATTATAGATGGTGAGTTTACACAACATCAGAAAATCTGTAATAGCCAGGAGTCCTATGCATGTAAGGAAAGTGGACAAGCCTTCAGAAAATTTTATTGAACATCAAGGTCCTCATACTGGGAATACTATGACTTAAAATAGTGTGGGAACTTTAATCTGCCCTAGATATAGTGAACATCAGAGTGTTCATATACTGTTAATAAACTCTTTGGAATGAGAATGTGGGAAGTGGGTTGTTCAGAGAAGACACTCTGTTGAGAGTTTCATGTTAGAAATCCAGAGTAGCAATCATGTTCTTGATTTACTCTCTTGTTGTATAAATTTTATTCATCAATCAATAGTCATCCAGGATAATGAATTTAGGGGTAACAGTTATTGGAACTGAGTATTTGGTTAGTTCCCATGGT includes:
- the LOC116101898 gene encoding LOW QUALITY PROTEIN: zinc finger protein 59-like (The sequence of the model RefSeq protein was modified relative to this genomic sequence to represent the inferred CDS: deleted 1 base in 1 codon); the encoded protein is CNECGKAFKRHKSLMQHQKIHSGERPFQCKECGKAFIVLAHLTRHQTIHTGEKSFECKECGKKFRTATHLVQHQTIHTGEKPFECNVCGKAFRLPVYLSEHQKTHMEEKHFECNICGKVFRLQVYLSEHQKIHTEEKPFKCKLCESAFRSKYQLSKHLTIHTDEKPYQCKECGKCFRQKSNFTDHQSIHTGNKPFQCKECGKFYRLNTLLIRHQKSHSSERPYECKECGKAFHLPSELNNHQIVHTNTRPFECKVCGKSFKRESTLIQHMAIHAGVKSYECKECGKAFIHHSSLLHHRKIHSDEKPFKCQECGKAFVVLAYLTRHQSIHTGDKSFECQQCGSAFKYKSQLNKHQRIHTDVKLFQCMEGGDNFVHGANISIHQGIHTGENPFQCNEYGEPFQHHNQFLGHTRIHTGRKPYHCKECGKNFNLSSGLL